One genomic region from Paraburkholderia azotifigens encodes:
- the mlaD gene encoding outer membrane lipid asymmetry maintenance protein MlaD produces MKKTALDFWVGLFVVLGFVALLFLALKAGNMSSLSFQATYPVKLKFDNIGGLKVRAPVKSAGVTVGRVASVGFDSNSYQALVTLDLDKQYQFPKDTSAKILTSGLLGEQYIGLEPGGDSEMLKAGDTITMTQSAIVLENLIGQFLYNKAADSGAAKPGASAAVSDPAAPAPAAPAAAASGASGQ; encoded by the coding sequence ATGAAAAAAACTGCTCTCGATTTCTGGGTAGGTCTGTTCGTGGTGCTCGGGTTCGTCGCGTTGCTGTTCCTCGCGCTGAAGGCGGGCAACATGAGCTCGCTGTCGTTTCAGGCGACGTACCCGGTCAAGCTGAAATTCGACAATATCGGCGGCCTCAAGGTGCGCGCGCCCGTGAAGAGCGCGGGCGTGACGGTGGGCCGCGTGGCGTCGGTCGGCTTCGACAGCAACTCGTATCAGGCGCTCGTGACGCTCGATCTCGACAAGCAATACCAGTTTCCGAAAGACACGTCCGCGAAGATTCTGACGTCCGGTTTGTTGGGTGAGCAGTACATCGGTCTTGAGCCGGGTGGCGACAGCGAAATGCTGAAAGCCGGCGACACGATCACGATGACTCAATCGGCCATCGTCCTGGAGAATCTGATCGGGCAGTTCTTGTATAACAAGGCAGCGGATTCAGGAGCTGCCAAACCCGGTGCATCTGCTGCGGTGTCCGATCCCGCAGCACCCGCTCCCGCAGCGCCTGCTGCGGCGGCTTCGGGTGCATCCGGCCAATAA
- a CDS encoding VacJ family lipoprotein: MKTTRLRVAGIALAVATLAGCATVQNPTKEDPFEGFNRTVYTFNDTVDKYALKPVAKGYVFVTPQPVRDSVTNFFSNIGDVYIAANNLLQLKVADGVSDIMRIVINTIFGVGGLFDVATLAKLPKHDNDLGLTLGHYGVPPGPYLVLPLFGPSTVRDGVGIVGNYFINPLTYVQPDSVSWALYGLNLVNTRANLLSASDVLEGAALDKYSFVRNAYLQRRHYLLTGGNASSSSLPDYGNEAPLPKYEDVDGGAAAPAPASATGAKPAGASAPEAASGATSNEATGAAQPASGTEAPPTVPAGQIVPPALFGYPSLKLR; the protein is encoded by the coding sequence ATGAAGACGACACGCTTACGTGTCGCGGGGATCGCGCTGGCTGTGGCAACGCTCGCTGGCTGTGCAACCGTTCAGAACCCTACGAAGGAAGATCCGTTCGAAGGCTTTAACCGTACGGTCTACACGTTCAACGACACCGTCGACAAATATGCGTTGAAGCCGGTCGCGAAGGGGTACGTGTTCGTCACGCCGCAGCCGGTGCGTGACAGCGTCACGAATTTCTTCTCGAACATCGGTGACGTGTATATCGCCGCGAACAACCTGCTGCAGCTGAAGGTCGCCGACGGCGTGTCGGACATCATGCGTATCGTGATCAACACGATCTTCGGTGTCGGCGGCCTGTTCGACGTCGCGACGCTCGCGAAGCTGCCGAAGCACGACAACGACCTCGGCCTGACGCTCGGCCACTACGGCGTGCCGCCCGGGCCGTATCTGGTGCTGCCGCTGTTCGGACCGAGCACGGTGCGCGACGGTGTGGGTATCGTCGGCAACTACTTCATCAATCCGCTGACCTACGTGCAGCCGGACAGCGTGAGCTGGGCGCTGTACGGCCTGAATCTGGTCAACACGCGCGCGAACCTGCTGAGCGCGAGCGACGTGCTGGAAGGCGCGGCGCTCGACAAATATTCGTTCGTGCGTAATGCATACCTGCAGCGTCGCCACTATCTGCTGACGGGCGGCAATGCATCGTCGTCGAGCCTGCCGGACTACGGCAACGAAGCGCCGCTGCCGAAGTACGAAGACGTCGACGGCGGCGCGGCAGCGCCCGCGCCGGCCTCGGCGACGGGCGCGAAGCCCGCAGGAGCTTCGGCGCCTGAAGCGGCGTCGGGTGCGACGTCGAATGAGGCGACAGGCGCCGCGCAACCGGCATCCGGTACGGAAGCGCCGCCTACTGTCCCTGCTGGCCAGATCGTGCCGCCGGCGCTGTTCGGCTATCCTTCGCTGAAGCTGCGCTAA